AGGAGGCCTGGAGCCAACTCCAGGCCGGACTCGCCCAGTTGGAGAGGATCGATGTCGTAAGGAAGTCCGAAGCCAAGGAGGTGTACATATGAACGCCGAGAACCAGATCCAGACGCTCGAGTTCCTCCAGAAGCTGATGGAGCAGACCGAGATGCTCGAGGCCCCCGTCGTCACCCAGGGCTCCGCCCAGGAGCGCGACTGGCTGCCTCCTCACGCGCAGTTCGAGTAGCTCACCGGACGCCGCGGCCTTGAAGCTTCAGGGCCGCGGCGATGCCTGGGTGAGCGGAAGCTCCAGGGTGGATACGGCGCCCTTGCCCGGTCCCTCGCTCTCGAGGGTCAAGCGACCATCCAGGAGCAGTGCCGCCAACGCAGAGGAGGGAGCGGCAGTGCACCTCCTCCAGGGTCGAGGCCAGGGAGAGCGCTGCACGATGCATTCCACACGCAAACGCCGGGGGTGACCTCAGCAGCTCCGACATCCAGCTCTGGCCCACCGTCTTCGGCCAGCAGGCCGCGGAAGCGCTCAGGCCAGGCGGCGGCACGCCCCGCGCCCAACCGGTGAAGGAATAGCCCCATGCGAAAGGCTTTAGGAGCGTGTACGGGCGGCTGCATCTGCCCCTGAGCCGCGTCCTCCAATAAGCTCGCCGCTCCGGAGGAACACACCATGGAACGAACGAACAAGAACGGGCCATCCCAGCGTGGCACCGTGACGCTGCCCGATGGACGTGCACTGGCCTGGTCCCAGCATGGCACCGGTGCGCCGACCCTCCTCCTCATCCATGGCTGGTGCTGTGACCAGCGGTTCTGGGATGCGCAGCTCGAGTCCCTGTCCCGCGACTTCACCGTCGTGACGGTGGACCTGGCCGGCCACGGCCTGTCGAGCCGCCTCCCCGCGGGCTCCGCCCATCCCATCGACGCGATGGCTCGGGACGTCGTCACCGCCATCGAGCAGTTGGAGCTGCGCGAGCTCATCCTCGTCGGCCATTCGCTTGGTGGGCCGGTCGCGCTCGAGATAGCGCTCGCCAGACCGGACAGGTGCCGGAAGGTGATTGGCGTCGATACCTTCACCGATGCCGCCATGTACCGGCGCAGGCCACCCGCGGAGATCGCGGAGCGCTGCAACGCCTTCCGGGCGGACTTTCCGAAAGCGATGACGGCGCTCGTCCGCATGATCACGCTGCACGATGCGCTCGGTTACGGCGTGGCCGACTGGATCGCCGCCACCATGAGCGCACAAGAACCCGAGACCGCGGTGGCCGTGCTGGACGCGCTGCTGCGATGGGACATCGATGCGCGCTGGCCACTCCTCACCCGCCCCGTCGCGACGATCAACTCCGCGCCCCTCGTCCCGCTCATCCAGCCCATCGAAGGACTGGCGGGCCTGGAACTCGAGATGATGGAGCGCGTGGGCCACTTCCCGATGATGGAGGATCCTCGCGGCTTCGAGACCCGGCTGCGCCGGCTCATCGGCCGGGACTCCGCCGGGCCCACCTGAAGACCCGGCGGAACACCGTCCACCCGCTTACAACCTCACGAGCAGCGACCCGAGAGGAAGAGGGAAGCGTCGCGGCGCTTCAGAACCGGGTCCACTTCTGGGCGACCGTGCCGTTGCAGTCCCAGAGCTGCACCACGGTTCCCACGGCCGTGCCCGCGTTGGACACATCCAGACAGAGATTGCTCCCCAGCGCGCTGCGCACCTCTCCGCCGCTGATCGTCCATTTCTGCGCGGCCGTCCCGTTGCACTCCCAGATCTGGACCCGAGTGCCCGGCGTCGTGTTCGAGTTGGACACATCCAGGCAGCGGTTGGGAGCGAGGGCGCTGCGCAGTTCCCCACGGGAGGTCAGGAAC
Above is a window of Cystobacter fuscus DNA encoding:
- a CDS encoding alpha/beta fold hydrolase; translation: MERTNKNGPSQRGTVTLPDGRALAWSQHGTGAPTLLLIHGWCCDQRFWDAQLESLSRDFTVVTVDLAGHGLSSRLPAGSAHPIDAMARDVVTAIEQLELRELILVGHSLGGPVALEIALARPDRCRKVIGVDTFTDAAMYRRRPPAEIAERCNAFRADFPKAMTALVRMITLHDALGYGVADWIAATMSAQEPETAVAVLDALLRWDIDARWPLLTRPVATINSAPLVPLIQPIEGLAGLELEMMERVGHFPMMEDPRGFETRLRRLIGRDSAGPT